One window from the genome of bacterium encodes:
- a CDS encoding DNA-3-methyladenine glycosylase 2 family protein, translated as MYSEQMEFEYRPRGPYSLALTASRFQRFPERVDRVDDSGYRRLMIVERQPLLVSVHQRGPVSRATLHVRMQGKGAQREAARGAAERVLERGLGARADLRAFCRNFKDDPLLCEPMTHFRGLRVAGAPDVWEALVTTVLCQQVNLKFAFSIRDDLIGKLGRRARFDGMTYYAFPAAERVARESETTLRTFRLTAAKARTIHALAQAFKRGELADKELAVLDDEQVIERLCQIKGVGRWTAEVVLIRGLARLDAYPAADLAVLKYLARDLLGRKESASEAEMRNYAKRWRPYRSLALVYALAELARRQAVKQAG; from the coding sequence TCCCGCTTCCAGCGCTTTCCCGAACGGGTCGACCGTGTCGATGATTCTGGCTATCGACGTCTGATGATCGTCGAACGCCAGCCGTTGCTCGTATCTGTGCACCAACGAGGTCCCGTATCGCGCGCGACTCTCCATGTGCGCATGCAGGGCAAGGGAGCCCAACGAGAAGCAGCACGCGGAGCGGCAGAGCGTGTGCTGGAACGGGGACTCGGCGCACGCGCAGACCTGCGCGCCTTCTGTCGAAACTTCAAGGACGATCCCCTGCTCTGCGAACCAATGACTCACTTCCGCGGCCTGCGCGTGGCGGGTGCTCCCGATGTCTGGGAAGCCCTGGTCACAACCGTGTTGTGCCAGCAGGTAAACCTGAAGTTCGCCTTCTCGATTCGCGATGACCTGATTGGCAAACTCGGTCGCCGCGCGCGCTTCGACGGCATGACCTACTACGCGTTTCCGGCAGCGGAGCGCGTCGCTCGAGAGAGTGAAACGACCCTGCGGACCTTCCGGCTTACGGCCGCAAAGGCGCGCACAATCCACGCTCTGGCGCAGGCGTTCAAACGCGGCGAACTGGCCGATAAAGAACTCGCGGTACTCGACGACGAGCAGGTGATCGAGCGCCTTTGCCAGATCAAGGGCGTGGGTCGTTGGACGGCGGAGGTCGTGCTGATTCGCGGCCTGGCGCGCCTCGATGCCTACCCGGCCGCCGACCTCGCCGTCCTCAAATACCTGGCCCGCGATCTCCTGGGACGAAAGGAAAGTGCCAGTGAAGCCGAGATGCGCAACTACGCCAAGCGTTGGCGCCCGTACCGTTCATTGGCCCTCGTATACGCGCTGGCCGAACTCGCACGACGTCAGGCAGTGAAGCAAGCCGGGTAA